One Cicer arietinum cultivar CDC Frontier isolate Library 1 chromosome 8, Cicar.CDCFrontier_v2.0, whole genome shotgun sequence DNA segment encodes these proteins:
- the LOC101496930 gene encoding protein FAR1-RELATED SEQUENCE 3-like, whose product MDCGTIEDEGIRVDNLDDDDNACCWEPATGMCFSCLEEVKSFYEEYASRKGFGWKIRSSRKVQDGEPCYLILSCSREVNNCPAKIVIKLDKDGLWSEDQQDISISFKDAGGHENVPFCERDVGNYVNKERRAIGKEGDGKTLISYFCQMREQNSDFFYDIDLDDDFHVRNVFWADARSRAAYEYFGDVVTFDTNIFD is encoded by the exons ATGGATTGTGGTACTATTGAAGATGAAGGTATCAGGGTTGACAACCTTGACGATGATGACAACGCATGTTGTTGGGAGCCTGCAACAGGGATGTGTTTTTCTTGCTTAGAAGAAGTCAAATCATTTTATGAAGAGTATGCTTCGAGAAAGGGTTTTGGGTGGAAGATTAGATCTTCAAGAAAAGTGCAAGATGGGGAGCCCTGCTACTTAATTTTATCATGCTCAAGAGAGGTAAATAATTGTCCTGCCAAGATTGTTATTAAGTTGGATAAAGATGGATTATG GAGTGAGGATCAACAAGACATTTCAATCTCTTTTAAAGATGCAGGAGGACATGAAAACGTACCATTTTGTGAAAGAGACGTGGGGAATTATGTTAACAAGGAACGACGCGCAATAGGAAAAGAAGGTGATGGAAAGACCTTGATAAGCTATTTTTGCCAAATGAGGGAACAAAATTCAGATTTTTTCTATGATATAGATTTGGATGATGATTTTCACGTAAGGAATGTGTTTTGGGCTGACGCAAGAAGTAGAGCTGCTTATGAATACTTTGGAGATGTTGTGACTTTTGACACAAACATATTTGACTAA
- the LOC105852684 gene encoding protein FAR1-RELATED SEQUENCE 2-like, whose protein sequence is MNCAASLYTVEGSFATYHVLEEVSIGDKPKEHVLKVVFNRENNDVNCECSLFEFRDILCCHVLSVCTQERVKNVSNKYILTRWKKNIKRKHSYIKSSYGVKELKPQMDRFDKLCKHFYEVAEVAAESEDATKALHEILHQFNSNVPTMDTTINKVKRSSIDASSPNNDNEIHSPLWVKRKGRPPSKRKIYVVEKIVKRSRNQSNQRDDREATFENNTEIMRKHNESNICIESSIEAIESNTLVGGNTSFLDLLSQFSTTM, encoded by the exons ATGAATTGTGCTGCTTCCTTGTATACCGTGGAGGGTTCCTTTGCTACATACCATGTGTTGGAGGAAGTGTCAATTGGAGACAAACCAAAAGAACATGTTTTAAAAGTTGTGTTTAATCGAGAAAATAATGATGTCAACTGTGAATGTTCGTTGTTTGAGTTTAGAGATATTTTGTGTTGCCATGTGTTATCTGTGTGTACTCAAGAGAGAGTTAAAAATGTGTCAAATAAGTATATCTTAACAAGGtggaagaaaaatattaaaaggaaaCATTCATATATTAAGAGCAGTTATGGTGTGAAAGAATTGAAGCCACAAATGGACAGGTTTGACAAATTGTGCAAGCATTTCTATGAAGTTGCTGAAGTAGCTGCAGAGTCTGAAGATGCGACTAAGGCACTTCATGAAATATTACATCAATTTAATTCTAATGTGCCCACCATGGATACTACGATTAACAAGGTTAAAAGAAGTTCTATTGATGCTTCAAGTCCAAACAATGATAATGAAATTCACAGTCCTTTGTGGGTCAAGCGTAAAGGTCGTCCTccatcaaaaagaaaaatatatgtagTTGAAAAAATCGTAAAGAGGTCAAGGAATCAATCCAATCAACGCGATGACAGAGAGGCTACCTTT GAGAACAATACTGAAATAATGAGAAAGCATAATGAAAGTAACATCTGCATAGAATCATCTATTGAAGCTATCGAAAGTAACACGTTG GTTGGAGGTAATACATCATTCTTGGATCTTTTGTCACAATTCAGCACAACTAtgtga
- the LOC101488707 gene encoding upstream activation factor subunit UAF30 produces MASARVFGAFAGRVLMAAAAKGAAKKATASVGAASTKVVKKTVASKSNVGIQKVVPVSSELGNFLGSPEVSRTDAVKRVWEYIKLQNLQNPSNKKEIFCDEKLKTIFDGKDKVVFTEIARLLANHFVKSS; encoded by the exons ATGGCATCAGCTAGGGTTTTCGGAGCATTTGCCGGAAGAGTGCTCATGGCGGCTGCTGCGAAGGGAGCGGCGAAGAAGGCTACTGCGTCAGTCGGAGCTGCTTCCACGAAGGTCGTGAAGAAAACGGTTGCGAGCAAGAGTAACGTAGGCATACAGAAGGTGGTTCCGGTCTCTTCTGAACTCGGAAATTTCCTCGGTTCTCCTGAAGTTTCCAGAACCGACGCTGTTAAAAGAGTTTGGGAATACATCAAGCTGCAAAATCTTCAg AATCCTAGTAACAAGAAAGAGATCTTTTGCGATGAAAAGCTGAAGACCATTTTCGATGGGAAAGACAAAGTAGTGTTCACTGAGATTGCAAGATTGCTGGCCAACCATTTCGTGAAGTCATCCTGA